The following coding sequences lie in one Labrus bergylta chromosome 5, fLabBer1.1, whole genome shotgun sequence genomic window:
- the LOC136179268 gene encoding tropomyosin-like: MVNYRSQSSKDSSKNGAEEKEQKEMEVLRKEVERQTLRADGLQKELEEVRNELLRTSNKNQQRVESLTAENKTLEQAMKTLEEEIFSLDMLNSKQLESLKIQLQDKTNSCLDLSNKLMLQEDANLTLQKKVEDLQQEMDVKVLVADDLQKELEEVRNQHFESTNKDWMLIERLTEENDSLEQGMGAMKTEAMLIEEQLESLEIQLQDRTSSCLELASKLSAQEEESYAVQKVVEELLTEVEWQIVRADLLQKELEETRQQSHWDSLPEDNRLVSSTEEISPWRKFKKFMTPDRWRELKHLKKLDQ, from the coding sequence ATGGTGAACTACAGATCCCAGAGTAGTAAAGATTCATCGAAGAACGGTGCTgaggagaaggagcagaagGAGATGGAGGTGCTCCGAAAGGAAGTGGAGCGCCAAACGTTAAGGGCTGACGGCCTccagaaagagctggaggaagtCAGGAATGAGCTTTTGAGAACAAGCAACAAGAACCAACAAAGAGTTGAGAGCCTGACTGCAGAGAACAAGACTCTGGAGCAGGCGATGAAGACCTTAGAGGAAGAGATCTTCAGCCTGGACATGCTAAACTCAAAGCAGCTGGAGTCTTTGAAGATCCAGCTgcaagacaaaaccaacagcTGTCTTGATCTGTCCAACAAACTTATGTTGCAGGAGGATGCTAACCTGACTCTGCAGAAGAAGGTGGAGGACCTCCAACAAGAAATGGATGTCAAAGTGTTGGTGGCTGACGACCTccagaaagagctggaggaggtcAGGAATCAGCATTTTGAGAGCACCAACAAGGACTGGATGCTCATTGAGAGGCTGACTGAAGAGAATGACTCCCTGGAGCAGGGGATGGGGGCCATGAAGACAGAGGCCATGCTGATTGAAGAGCAGCTGGAAAGTTTAGAGATCCAGCTGCAAGACAGGACAAGCAGCTGTCTAGAGCTGGCCTCAAAACTGTCAGCACAGGAGGAAGAAAGTTATGCTGTGCAGAAGGTGGTGGAGGAGCTCCTGACGGAAGTGGAGTGGCAAATAGTGAGGGCTGACCTCCTgcagaaagagctggaggaaaCCAGACAGCAATCACACTGGGACTCCCTTCCAGAGGACAACCGCCTGGTTAGCAGCACGGAGGAGATCTCTCCATGGAGGAAGTTCAAGAAGTTCATGACTCCAGACCGGTGGCGTGAATTAAAGCATCTGAAGAAGCTGGACCAGTAA
- the cntn2 gene encoding contactin-2 has product MMMENFLFLLLLSSVLLQDAEGGDVCVSGHDSGPVFEKQPSSLIYPEGLTEGKVTLSCQARANPAASYRWLVNGTDVPLGMDVRYTLVAGSLVISSPEGVKDTGSYQCLAINRCGTIISRAAVLKFGFLDDFSSDSRSPQTGYEGVGTFLACQPPPHYPALSYRWFLNEFPSFLKKFDGRFFVSQVTGNLYLARAEPNDTGNYFCFTTVNLEISSKSTFSRPNQLTVLPDASPRKSAPSIKVRFPAETYGLAGHTAQLECFAYGNPVPKLRWRKVDGLMPSKAGSSVEGPTLTLPDLTFDEEGVYECEAYNSEGSDTYQGRINVQAQPEWLQVMSDSEVEISSELHWSCVAAGKPRPSVRWLRNGLPLSTQDRLEVNGPRLKISNLALEDSGMYQCVAENKHGTVYSTAELRVQVQAPDFRLNPVRKLIPAARGGQVMIECRPRAAPKPSLFWSRGTELLTNSSRVTVSPDGVLWIHNISRADEGKYTCFAENYLGKANSTGHLSVRDATKITLAPSNADINQGENVTLQCHASHDPTMDLTFTWALNGVLLDLEDSAGPFHRVEGKENIGDLLIVNTQLSQAGAYTCTAQTVVDSAAASAKLVVRGPPGPPGGLLVKNVAETSVELRWSRGYDNHSPIGRYVVMGRSSLSSEWRKMRTDPVNIEGNAESARVMGLMPWMDYEFQVIASNILGSGEPSTPSHIIRTQQAAPTVAPSGLGGGGGDRSELIVTWTPMAREYQNGDSFGYILAFRRKDTSSWTVVRVPHVESSRYVYFNESLTPYSPFEVKIRAFNRRGEGPFSQIAVVNSAEEEPTVGPSSINATALTAFEIQVFWEPVQQLSANGILRGYEIRYWRQHEREAAADRVRTAGLETSARVSGLRPSTRYHVAVLAYNSAGTGPPSPRTTVTTRKPPPNRRPGNVSWKTDASWVTMRWDHVKAMHNESAVLGYKVLYKHEGLTSLKVLDKSKTAVTLPLPKDNGYVVLEIRSWGEGGDGPAHEIIVSRDSGTGMMVQNEAPPTQPSLLHLLSGLVLLSLVSLSGL; this is encoded by the exons ATGATGATGGAGaacttcctgtttctgctgctgctcagctcaGTGCTGCTGCAGGACGCTGAGG GAGGAGACGTGTGTGTCTCAGGTCACGACAGCGGGCCGGTCTTCGAGAAGCAGCCCAGCAGCTTAATTTACCCTGAAGGCCTCACTGAGGGAAAGGTGACCCTCAGCTGCCAGGCCAGAGCCAACCCTGCTGCCTCctacag GTGGCTGGTGAACGGCACAGACGTCCCGTTGGGGATGGACGTGCGTTACACTCTGGTGGCGGGCAGTCTGGTGATCAGCAGCCCCGAGGGGGTCAAAGACACCGGCTCCTATCAGTGTCTCGCCATCAACCGCTGTGGCACCATCATCAGCCGCGCCGCCGTGCTCAAGTTCGGCT TCCTGGACGATTTCTCCTCCGACAGCAGGAGTCCTCAGACGGGGTACGAAGGCGTGGGAACTTTTCTGGCCTGTCAGCCCCCTCCTCATTACCCAG ctctgtcGTACCGCTGGTTCCTCAACGAGTTCCCGAGCTTCCTGAAGAAGTTCGACGGCCGTTTCTTCGTGTCTCAGGTGACGGGGAACCTTTACCTGGCAAGGGCGGAGCCCAACGACACGGGGAACTACTTCTGCTTCACCACGGTCAACCTTGAGATCAGCAGCAAGAGCACGTTCAGCCGCCCCAACCAGCTGACCGTGCTGCCCGACG CCAGTCCCAGGAAGTCGGCGCCGAGCATCAAGGTGCGTTTCCCGGCAGAGACGTACGGGCTGGCCGGCCACACCGCTCAGTTAGAGTGCTTCGCTTACGGAAA CCCCGTCCCCAAGCTGCGCTGGAGGAAGGTGGACGGTTTGATGCCATCTAAAGCGGGCTCCAGCGTGGAGGGTCCCACCCTCACCCTGCCCGATCTCACCTTCGATGAGGAGGGCGTGTACGAGTGTGAGGCGTACAACTCGGAGGGAAGTGACACGTACCAGGGACGCATCAACGTGCAAG CTCAGCCCGAGTGGCTGCAGGTGATGAGCGACTCAGAGGTGGAGATCAGCTCGGAGCTTCACTGGAGCTGTGTCGCTGCAGGAAAACCACGACCATCTGTACGCTGGCTACGCAATGGACTGCCACTCAGCACGCAG GACCGGTTGGAGGTGAACGGGCCTCGTCTGAAGATCAGTAACCTGGCCCTGGAGGATTCTGGGATGTATCAGTGTGTGGCTGAGAACAAACACGGCACCGTCTACTCCACGGCCGAGCTCAGAGTCCAGG TCCAGGCTCCAGATTTCAGGTTGAACCCGGTCAGGAAGCTGATCCCAGCAGCCCGGGGAGGTCAGGTGATGATCGAGTGCCGCCCCCGAGCCGCCCCAAAGCCTAGTCTGTTCTGGAGCCGAGGGACGGAGCTGCTCACCAACAGCAGCAG agtCACGGTCAGTCCAGATGGAGTTCTGTGGATCCACAACATCAGCCGAGCAGACGAGGGGAAGTACACCTGCTTCGCTGAGAACTACCTGGGCAAGGCCAACAGCACGGGACACCTGTCTGTCAGAG ACGCCACAAAGATCACTCTGGCTCCGTCTAACGCCGACATCAACCAGGGCGAGAACGTGACGCTGCAGTGCCACGCCTCCCACGACCCCACCATGGACCTGACCTTCACCTGGGCCCTCAACGGAGTCCTGCTGGACCTGGAAGACTCTGCGGGGCCGTTTCACcgggtggagggg AAAGAGAACATCGGCGACCTGCTGATCGTGAACACTCAGCTGAGTCAGGCGGGGGCGTACACCTGCACGGCTCAGACCGTAGTGGACAGCGCTGCAGCATCCGCTAAACTGGTGGTCAGAG GGCCCCCCGGTCCTCCTGGAGGTTTGCTGGTGAAGAACGTTGCTGAGACGTCGGTGGAGCTCAGGTGGAGCCGAGGATACGACAACCACAGTCCCATCGGGAGATACGTCGTGATGGGGCGATCGTCACTGTCGTCAGAGTGGCGGAAGATGAGGAcag ACCCGGTGAACATCGAGGGGAACGCCGAGTCGGCCCGTGTCATGGGTCTGATGCCGTGGATGGATTACGAGTTTCAGGTCATCGCAAGTAACATCCTGGGCAGCGGAGAGCCGAGCACGCCATCACACATCATACGCACTCAGCAAGCAG CCCCCACTGTGGCCCCCAGTGGacttggaggaggaggaggagaccgTAGTGAGCTCATCGTTACCTGGACG CCAATGGCCAGAGAGTATCAGAACGGAGACAGCTTCGGCTACATCCTGGCGTTCAGGAGGAAGGACACGTCGTCGTGGACGGTGGTCCGTGTTCCTCACGTGGAGTCTTCTCGATACGTCTACTTCAACGAGAGCCTGACGCCGTACAGCCCGTTTGAGGTGAAGATCAGGGCGTTTAACCGGCGAGGAGAGGGACCGTTCAGTCAGATTGCCGTGGTGAACTCTGCAGAGGAAG aGCCCACGGTGGGACCCTCCAGCATCAACGCCACGGCTCTGACCGCCTTCGAGATCCAGGTGTTCTGGGAGCCCGTCCAGCAGCTTAGCGCCAATGGAATCCTGCGAGGATACGAG atcCGGTACTGGCGGCAGCACGAGCGTGAAGCGGCGGCAGATCGAGTGAGGACAGCGGGACTCGAGACGTCAGCCCGAGTGTCCGGACTCAGACCCAGCACTCGGTACCACGTCGCCGTCCTGGCCTACAACAGCGCAGGCACGGGGCCACCCTCGCCACGCACCACTGTCACCACCAGGAAACCCC CTCCCAATCGTCGCCCGGGTAACGTGTCGTGGAAGACTGATGCATCGTGGGTAACGATGAGGTGGGACCACGTGAAGGCGATGCACAACGAGTCCGCTGTGCTTGGATACAAA